Within the Pedosphaera parvula Ellin514 genome, the region CCGCTGGGCCGTCGCTCAAGGCTTCAAAGCCATGAAGGTAAAAGTCGGCATCGAACCCGACAAGGATGTGGCCCGCGTCGCCGCCGTTCGCGCAGCCATCGGTTCACAAATAAAACTCGGAGTGGACGCCAATGGCGGCTGGTCCCGGGAAGTTGCGGCTTCGACAATTGAACGACTATACGCCTCTTCCATCTACTTCGCCGAACAACCCATTCCGCCCGAAGACTTGTTGTATCTCCCGGAACTGCGCAAGCAACTCAAGGTTCCCATCATCGCCGACGAAAGCATTTACTCACTCCAGGACGCCATGACTCTGGCCCACCTGCAGGCTGCGGATGTTTTCTCCATCTATGTTGGCAAAGCTGGCGGTATCGGCCCCGCACGCAAAATCGCTCAGTTCGCCGAATCTGTCGGATTAAAATGCACCGTCGGCAGCAACCTTGAACTGGGTATCGGCAGTGCCGCCATGATTCACCTCGCCATTGCTACTCACGCCATTGACGCCGAATCCTATCCTTGCGACATCATCGGCCCCATGTTCTACGAAGACGATATGCTGGTGGAACCGCTTCCCATCGTAGCGGGCAAAGCCCAACCAAATTCCAAACCCGGCCTCGGCGTCGAACTCAACGAAAAGACAGTGGAAAAATACCGCGTCTGTTAGTTGGCCTTAAGGGCTGAAAGCCTGGCCATGTTACAGCCTGGACTGAAGCGCGATAGCGCTGAGGCCCAGGTAAACGCTTTTTAATCACCTACACTTTGCCGACTCCGTCGGCGCGAGCTCAGCGAGCATCTCCAATCGTTCCCACCAACCAGCGGACCAAACCCACAAATCCAAATCCTTCAACCACCTGACAATCCTAATCCGCCCGTTCCACTCTCAACACCTGCGGTCCTTCCCATCTTGATCGCCGACACGCCTTCGCAAAATCCACCCAATCATATTTCCAATCACCAGGAATGCGCGCGAACAAACTGCAATGCGTCGGCACACCTTCATGCGCCCGCAACACCACCCCACGTCCATAAACCAATACCAATTCTGCCACCGGCTT harbors:
- a CDS encoding mandelate racemase/muconate lactonizing enzyme family protein, which gives rise to MKITSIETIPIKVPIKPEFAIRSGRGGSHVVSPFLLVKVHTDAGITGLGEVSCTPRWSGEDQVSAAHFIKTYLAPLLEGEDPRQIESLTAKFRLGVAGNFFTKSGIEMALWDIAGKAAGKPVYELLGGTVREFIPTKWSVSGQEPDKAADIARWAVAQGFKAMKVKVGIEPDKDVARVAAVRAAIGSQIKLGVDANGGWSREVAASTIERLYASSIYFAEQPIPPEDLLYLPELRKQLKVPIIADESIYSLQDAMTLAHLQAADVFSIYVGKAGGIGPARKIAQFAESVGLKCTVGSNLELGIGSAAMIHLAIATHAIDAESYPCDIIGPMFYEDDMLVEPLPIVAGKAQPNSKPGLGVELNEKTVEKYRVC